In Pseudosulfitobacter pseudonitzschiae, the sequence GTCTTGCGGCACGGCCACACGACGCAGGTATCCGCGCCCTTCCAATTCGTCGACAATGGCCACCAGCCCCGACCGTTCTATCCCCAGTCGCCGCGCCAGATCGCTTTGGGTCAGGTTCGGTGTCTCGACCACAAAGGTCAGCGCCGAAAACACACGCGGGCTTAGCCCGTGGTCGCCCATCACGGAACGGTAGTCACTTTGCAAGACCACATAGGCCCGCTTGAGGTTGTATCCCACCAGCGATTCCAGTGCCATTTCGGACTGGCCCGCCTCGGTCGTGCGGGCTTTTCGTTGGCTGCGTGTCATGACATCCTTACCTCATGGGGTCGTGGAACTGTCCACTGTGGACAGCAGCACGATCGTTTACTAGGTTAACAATTATCGAATGCGAGAGGCCCTGTCTATGAAATTACTGAAACCGACGCTGGAACATGTTTGCACGCTGGGCGTGGAGCTGGGTTCGATCCGCGAGTTGGGTCAGGGTCGGGCAGGGGCGCGGCGGATTATTCCGATCATTGGCGGTACTGTTTCGGGGCCGCAGCTGAATGGCAAGATCATGAACGTCGGAGCTGACTGGCAGACTGTTTTCGACAGTGGCATGGCCGAACTTGATACACGCTATGCGATGGAAACTGATGATGGTGCGGTGATCGAGATTATCAACTATGGGTATCGCGATGGGGCACCCGAAGTTCTGGCCGCTCTTGGTCGGGGCGAGCCTGTGCCGCCCGAAGACTACTATATGCGCACCCATGCGCGGCTGGAAACGGGCGATGCGCGGTATGAGTGGGTGAACCGCACGTTGTTCGTGGGAACCGGCGCGCGCAACAAATCTTCGGTCAAGGTCGAGTTGTACGCGCTGCGCTAAGGCAAATCACTCGTGGATTTCGTCAGGGGTCACACCCCAAAGCCGTGATTTGGGGGCCCAGCCACGATAGCCGCCTGCCGTCAGCCAGCACCATTCGGGGACACATTCGCCCAGCCGCGCGATCACACCGTTTTCCAATACCGCTGCGGTGGGTGCCTCGGGGTCGGGGCGGCTGTGTAGGGCCATCATGTCCTGTTCGACGATCACGGTGCGTGTGCCTGACAGTAGCGAATAATGCACCCAGCCTCCCAGCCCGTCGCGGTCTTCGACGCGACGCCAGTGGCCGTGCTCAGCGGTGATCTGCAAAGGCATATCGCGGCGTTTGAACACCCAGTCGATCCGGTGCGTCAGCGACGGTCCGCGCCGCACGTTGCCTTCGGCGGCTTTCATCGAAACAAAGCGGGGCAGGGGCAGGTTTGTCACCTGTCCTTTGTCTGCTGCCTGTGCGCTGCCAATGGTGCCCAGTTGCAGCGCGAATGCCGCACAGACCACACCCGTTTGAATTCTTTTCAGGAATCCTGCCATAGCTGCCTCATATAGTGGGCGCGGGTTCTTGTGCCTCGCGCTCTCATCGGCCACCATAGCGCGGCGCGATACTGTGCGCCAAGTCCGGGAGGTGCCGAATGGCAAAGGAACGTCTGAGTGTTGTCGTTACGCGACGGTTGCCCGAAGCGGTCGAAGCACGGCTGAGCGAATTATTCGATACCACCTTGCGCGAGGACGACACGCCTATGACGCGTGAGGAATTGTCCAAGGCTATGAAAACGACGGACGTTCTGGTGCCGACGATTACCGACCAGATTGACGCCGCGATGATCGCGCAAGCCGGTGACAGGCTGAAACTGATCGCGAATTATGGTGCGGGGGTGGACAATATTGATGTCGCCACGGCCCGCCAACGCGGCGTGCTGGTGTCAAACACCCCCGGAGTGTTGACCGATGATACCGCCGATATGACGATGGGGCTGATTCTGGCCGTGACGCGCCGGATGCCCGAAGGGCTGGCTGCCATGCAATCGGGTACATGGCAGGGCTGGGCACCGACCGCTTTTCTGGGCGGACGTATCGCCGGCCGCCGTCTGGGAATTCTGGGTATGGGGCGCATCGGTCAGGCTGTGGCCCGCCGTGCCGCTGCTTTTGGCATGCAGGTGCATTACCACAACCGCCGCCGCCTGCGCACCGAGATCGAAGAGGCCCTGCAAGCGACCTATTGGGACAGTCTGGACCAGATGGTGGCCCGCATGGATGTGCTGTGCGTCAACTGTCCGTCGACGCCATCGACATTCCATCTGATGAACGCGCGCCGGTTGAAGCTGATGAAGCCCGATGCGGTTCTGGTGAACACATCGCGTGGCGAAGTGGTGGACGAGAACGCACTGACGCGCATGCTGCGGTCGGGGGACATCGCCGGTGCGGGGCTGGACGTCTACGAGAATGGCACCGACATCAACCCGCGCCTGCGCGAACTGCCCAATGTGGTGTTGCTGCCGCATATGGGGTCGGCCACGCGGGAAAGCCGGTTGGAGATGGGCGAGAAGGTGATCATCAATATCAAAACCTTCGACGACGGTCATCGCCCGCCGGATCAGGTTGTGCCGTCCATGCTTTGAGCCATTTGAGGGAGGATGTGATGCGTAAGACACTGACATTGATTGCCGCGTTGGCGGCGGGGTCTGCTGTGGCCCAACAGGCCGCTGATGCGGTTCAGCCCGAAGCCACGACAACGGGTGGCTTTGCCGCGATGTCGCGGCAGGTTGCAGTCGCACTGAAAGCCAAGGATGACGGCCTGCCCGTTACGGGCCAGACGTGGATGGTAGCCGCAGCAAATCCCCACGCAGTGCAGGCGGGTGCGGATGTGCTGGCCGCAGGTGGCACCGCGGCGGATGCGCTGGTGGCGGTCCAAGCGGTGCTGGGTCTGGTCGAGCCGCAAAGCTCGGGTCTGGGCGGTGGGGCGTTTCTGGTGTGGTACGATGCTGACAGTGACGCGCTGACCACGCTGGGCGGGCGGGAAACCGCCCCTCTGGCGGCCACGCCCACGCGGTTTCAGGATGCAAATGGCGAACCACTAAAGTTTTATGATGCCGTCGTGGGCGGGCTGTCTGTCGGCGTGCCCGGAACGCCCGCACTGCTGGCCACGGCGCAGGCGAAATGGGGCACCGGCGACTGGGCCGACCTGTTGCAGCCCGCGATTGCGCTGGCTCAGGGCGGCTTTGACGTTTCGCCGCGTCTGGCCGGTCTGGTGGCCGCCGATGCCGACCGTCTGGCACAGTTCGAGACGACGGCCAGCTATTTCCTGCCGGACGGGCAGCCGGTGCAAGCAGGCCAGCGCCTGACCAATGTGGCCTATGCCGATACGCTGTTGGCGTTGGCGGCGGACCCCGATGCCTTTTACACCGGTGCCATTGCCCAAGACATTGTAGACACGGTGAACGCTGCGGTGCCTTCGGGCGGCTTGCTGACGACGCTGGATTTCAGCCTCTATACCACCCGCGAACGCGCGGCTGTCTGCGCGCCGTTTCAGGACCACGAGGTTTGTGGCATGGGACCGCCGTCTTCTGGTGCGCTGACGGTGGGGCAGATATTGGGGATGCTCGACCATTACGATCTGGCGGCGCTTGGCCCTGCGGACCCTCAGGCGTGGCGGTTGATTGGCGATGCCTCGCGTTTGGCTTTTGCTGATCGGGGCCGCTATATGGCGGACAGTGATTTTGTGCCGATGCCCACCAAAGGGCTGGTCGATCCGGCCTATCTGGCGGAGCGGGCCAAGCTGCTGGCGGGCGATGATGCGCTGCCCGAAGTTAGCCCCGGCAATCCCGAGTGGGATCATGCGATGATCTGGGCAGATGACGAAAGCATCGAACTGCCCTCGACCTCGCATATCTCGATCGTGGACAGCTTTGGCAATGTGGCGTCGATGACGACGACCATCGAAAACGGGTTCGGGTCGCGGTTGATGGTGCGGGGCTTTTTACTGAACAACGAGCTGACCGATTTCAGCTTTCGCACCCACAGCGATGGCGTGCCGATCGCCAACCGGCTGGAGCCGGGCAAGCGGCCACGGTCGTCGATGGCACCGACCATCGTGATGAAGGATGGTGCACCCGTGCTGGCCATCGGCAGCCCCGGCGGCAGTCGCATCATTGGCTATGTGGCGCAGGCGATCATCGCGCATCTGGCTTGGGGTATGGATGTGCAGCAGGCGGTGGCGATGCCCCATGCGGTGAACCGCTTTGGTGCCTATGACCTCGAGGCGGATACCACCGCCGCCGAGTTGCAAGGGCCACTGGGCGAGATGGGTTTTGACGTGGGCACGCGGGAACTGAATTCGGGCCTGCATGCAATTGCAATTGGCGATGGCCTGACGGGTGGCGCCGATCCGCGCCGCGAAGGCATCGCACTGGGAGACTAAAACACTATGGTGCAAGCGATTGATCTGCCGCGCAACGAAAGCGGCATCGCAACTGTGACGGGCGTGCTGAAGCAACAATTCGGCGACCGCTTCCAGACCAGCGCAGCGGTGCGCGAACAGCACGGACATACGACGACGTGGATTCAAAACCAGATGCCCGATGGAGTTGTTTTCGCGCGATCCACCCAAGAGGTGTCTGATATCGTCAAGGTCTGTGCCGCGCATAAGGTACCGGTTATCGCATTCGGCACTGGCACTTCGCTTGAGGGGCATGTGAACGCGCCTGCGGGCGGGATTTCGATTGACCTGACCCAGATGAACAAGATTCTGACTGTCCATTCCGAGGATCTGGACTGTGTGATCCAGCCCGGTGTGACGCGCGAGGATCTGAACACACACCTGCGAGATCAGGGCCTGTTTTTCCCCATCGACCCCGGTGCCAATGCGTCACTAGGGGGCATGGCAGCCACGCGGGCCTCGGGGACCAATGCGGTGCGCTATGGTACGATGAAAGACAACG encodes:
- a CDS encoding MarR family winged helix-turn-helix transcriptional regulator, which gives rise to MTRSQRKARTTEAGQSEMALESLVGYNLKRAYVVLQSDYRSVMGDHGLSPRVFSALTFVVETPNLTQSDLARRLGIERSGLVAIVDELEGRGYLRRVAVPQDRRIQALSPTEAGVQAYEVALELVHDHENRVLHMLNTEEREQLVHLLKKIREKGE
- a CDS encoding DUF3237 domain-containing protein; this translates as MKLLKPTLEHVCTLGVELGSIRELGQGRAGARRIIPIIGGTVSGPQLNGKIMNVGADWQTVFDSGMAELDTRYAMETDDGAVIEIINYGYRDGAPEVLAALGRGEPVPPEDYYMRTHARLETGDARYEWVNRTLFVGTGARNKSSVKVELYALR
- a CDS encoding SH3 domain-containing protein; protein product: MAGFLKRIQTGVVCAAFALQLGTIGSAQAADKGQVTNLPLPRFVSMKAAEGNVRRGPSLTHRIDWVFKRRDMPLQITAEHGHWRRVEDRDGLGGWVHYSLLSGTRTVIVEQDMMALHSRPDPEAPTAAVLENGVIARLGECVPEWCWLTAGGYRGWAPKSRLWGVTPDEIHE
- a CDS encoding 2-hydroxyacid dehydrogenase, whose product is MAKERLSVVVTRRLPEAVEARLSELFDTTLREDDTPMTREELSKAMKTTDVLVPTITDQIDAAMIAQAGDRLKLIANYGAGVDNIDVATARQRGVLVSNTPGVLTDDTADMTMGLILAVTRRMPEGLAAMQSGTWQGWAPTAFLGGRIAGRRLGILGMGRIGQAVARRAAAFGMQVHYHNRRRLRTEIEEALQATYWDSLDQMVARMDVLCVNCPSTPSTFHLMNARRLKLMKPDAVLVNTSRGEVVDENALTRMLRSGDIAGAGLDVYENGTDINPRLRELPNVVLLPHMGSATRESRLEMGEKVIINIKTFDDGHRPPDQVVPSML
- the ggt gene encoding gamma-glutamyltransferase, whose amino-acid sequence is MRKTLTLIAALAAGSAVAQQAADAVQPEATTTGGFAAMSRQVAVALKAKDDGLPVTGQTWMVAAANPHAVQAGADVLAAGGTAADALVAVQAVLGLVEPQSSGLGGGAFLVWYDADSDALTTLGGRETAPLAATPTRFQDANGEPLKFYDAVVGGLSVGVPGTPALLATAQAKWGTGDWADLLQPAIALAQGGFDVSPRLAGLVAADADRLAQFETTASYFLPDGQPVQAGQRLTNVAYADTLLALAADPDAFYTGAIAQDIVDTVNAAVPSGGLLTTLDFSLYTTRERAAVCAPFQDHEVCGMGPPSSGALTVGQILGMLDHYDLAALGPADPQAWRLIGDASRLAFADRGRYMADSDFVPMPTKGLVDPAYLAERAKLLAGDDALPEVSPGNPEWDHAMIWADDESIELPSTSHISIVDSFGNVASMTTTIENGFGSRLMVRGFLLNNELTDFSFRTHSDGVPIANRLEPGKRPRSSMAPTIVMKDGAPVLAIGSPGGSRIIGYVAQAIIAHLAWGMDVQQAVAMPHAVNRFGAYDLEADTTAAELQGPLGEMGFDVGTRELNSGLHAIAIGDGLTGGADPRREGIALGD